The nucleotide window GAGCCAGCCGAGGATGGGGATGTCGCCGAAGAAGGGCACCTTGTTCACGGTGCGGATGGTGCGCTCCTGGATCAGGCCGCCGATGACCACGGTCTGGCCGTTCTTGGCCACGATGGTGGTCTTGGCGGTGCGCCGCGCGGTGGTCGGACCCAGCTGCGGATCGTTGGAGGCGATCTCCTCGGTCTGCTCCTCGATGGCGAGGCGGACGAAGTCGCTCTCGTTGATCTGCGGGGTGAGCTTCAGCTTCAGCTCGACGTTCTGCCGCTGGATGGGAGCGTAGAAGGAGGAGAGCCCGCCGAGGCCGCCCGCCAGGGAGGAGAGGGCCGGGCTGATGTTGGTCTGGGTGTTCGCCCCGCCGAGGTTGCCGAGCATGCTGGAGACGCCGCTGGGGGCGAAGCCGGACTGGAAGGGCACGTTCTGGCCCACGGTGATCTCGGCCTCCTCGTTGTCGGAGGTGAGGATGTGCGGCGTGGAGAGGACGTTGACCTGGCTGTCCTTCTGGAGGGCCTGGAGGACGACCCCGAAGGAGGGGATCGCCACGCCGAGCTCCTCGGTGCCGGGGATGCTCGGCCCCTGGATGCCGGCCATGAAGCCGCCGAGGGAGAGGAGCGAGGCCAGGGAGAAGGAGTTGGTGCCCGCGAACTGGGTGCCGAGCACCACCGGGGCCACGTCACCGCTGCTGACCTCGGGGGCCGCGCCGGTGTGGAAGTTCATGCCGAACTCGTTGGTGGTGTCGAGGCTGACCTCCATGATCACCGCCTCGACGAAGACCTGGCGGCGGGGGATGTCGAGCTTGTCGATGACCTTCTTCAGGTTCTTGTAGTCGCCGTAGCTGGCGACGATCACCAGCGAGTTGGTGGACTTGTCGGCGCTGATCTGCACCTCGCCCGAGAAGAGCTCGGCGCTGCTCATCCCCGGCACCGAGCCGTCGCTGGTGCGGGGAACGTTCCGGGGCCGGCCGGGGCGGCCGGTGCCGGCGCCCGAGCTGCCCGAGGTGAGGTTCGCCAGGGTGGAGGCGAGATCCTCCGCGTTGGCGTTCTCGAGGTAGTGGACGTGCACCTGCCCCTCGGCCTCGGTGGGCACGTCGAGCTCGGCGATGATCTCCTGGATGCGGCCGAAGGACTTGTCGTCCGCCACCAGGATCAGCTTGTTGGTCCGCTCGTCGGCGACGGCCCGGGTGATGCTCACCGCCAGCTCGCCCTCACCGTCGGCCGACCGCCCCTTGGCGGGGCGGGGGGGCGCGGTGCGGCGGGCGGCCGGGTTGTTGCTGTTGGTGTTGACGTCGAAGATCTCGCCCAGCTTCGTCGCGATGTCCGCGGCTGTCGCGTAGTTGATCTGGATGATGCGGATCTTCCCGCTGCCGCCGGCCTGATCGATCTGCTCGATGATCCTCTGCATCCGGTGCAGGTTCAGGCCGGTGTCGGTGACGATGAGCAGGTCCGGCGGGACCTGCTGCACGTCGCCGTCCCGGGAGCCGAGCTGCTTGATCAGCCCGCTGATCTGGTCGGCCTCGGTGTGCTGGAGGCGGAAGAGCATCGTGACGATCTGCTCGTTGAAGGGGATGTAGCCGTCGGGCTCGACCACCGTCGGGATGTTGGTGCGGGGAGCGTCCTTCTTGGGCAGGATCTTCAGGAACTTCTTGCCCACCGGATAGACGGCCAGGTTGTTGGCCTCGAGGGCGGCGAGGAAGGCCGCGTAGACCTCGTCGGCGTTCACCTTCGACTGGGAGATGATGGTGATCTTCCCGCGCAGGTTGTCCGGCAGGATGAAGTTCTTCCCGGTGTAGTTCGAGATGGTCTTCACCACCTCGACGATGTCGGTCTTGTCGAAGGTGAGGCTGTAGCGGACGTTCTTGTTCTTGAAGCCCTGCTGGCGCCGGGAGGCGTCCTCGTCGGTCGCCCGGGCCTCGGGGGCCTCTTCCTGCTTGGGGATGGTCTTGAGGGCCCGCCCGCCGAGGGGGTTGGTGACCGCCGGCCGCGCGGGCCGGATCGGCGAGGGCGGCTGGGGCTGGGCGAGAGAGCTCGCCGGCAGGAGGGCCGCCACGAGGAGGGCCAGGACCGGGACGAAGAGGGGGTGGGGTCGGTGCATGATTTCTCGCTACTCGATGCTGTAGGACTTCTTCACGGTGCGGCCGCGGCGCTCCAGCTCCACGGTCACGTCCCGGGCGTCCTTGAGCTTCTGGTAGACCTCGAGGGCCTTGTCCGGGCTGTTGATGTCGTAGCCGTTGATCTTCTTGATCACGTCGCCGTTCTGGATGCCGATCTTGGCGTAGAGCGAGCCCGGCCGGATGCTGAAGAGCTTGAAGCCCTGGGCCACGCCGTTCTTGAAGGCGGGGACGATGCGGGCCTGGGTGGCGATGGTGTTCAGGTTGGAGAGGGTCTTCTCGATCTCCTCCTGGGCCACCACGTACTCGTTCTCGGCGACCTTCCGGATGCCGTCGCCGATCTCGCCTTCCTTCTCTTCTTCCTTGTCGGCGGAGGCGGGGGTGACGGCGGCCACCGCGCCGCCGGCGGTGGCGCCGGGCTTGGCCTCGCCGTCCATCTCCAGGTACTCGGTGCGCCCCCGGTTGTTGAGCAGCACCCGCCGCTCCTCGACCTTCACCACGGTGGCCGCTCCCTGGAGGAGGTCACCGATGCCGTAGACCGAGGTCTCCCGGGAGTTGTTGTCGGTGATCACCGCGGCCGAGTAGTCCTCCGGATCGGCGACGATCGTGGCGACCAGGGTCGCGTTGATGGTGGTGGGGACCTCGTCACCGGGGGTGGTCTCGGGCTCGACCTCGGCGGGGGCCGCCTCGGGGTCGGGCACGGTCATCCCGAAGATGGCCGCCAGGGCCTTCGGGTCGACCGTGCTGCGCACGTTGGTCAGGGCCGGCCGGGCCGTCTTGCTCGGCTCGGCGCTCGGGGGCTGTGCCAGGCGCGCCGCCGCGACCGCCGAGACGGTGCGCGCCGACATCACCCCGGCGATGGCCACCACCACCAGGTTCAGGGTCCAGAGATACCTTTGAAAGAAGACCTGCATCCGCCAGGGGTTCGAGCAAGGCTCATGCCACGGCTCGAAAACGCCCGATGGAGCCGGATTCTGGCCCCAGGAGGCCTCTCGGGACCTCCGGGGCGCCCCGGCGCGTGGCCGGGGTGACAATGTGTCAGCCGCCCACTCCCGGGTCGCTGGCCTCTGACATTCTGTCCCGCCGCATCTTGGCCCTCTGGGTCAGGATCATGCGCAGGTAGGTCGCGGAGATGATCTCGGCGACCCGCTCGAGCTCCTCCCGGGCCTCGTAGGCCAGCGGCGCCTCGGGGCCGCCGTCGAGGTAGAGGAGGTTCACCACCCGTCCCTGCACGATCACCGGGAGGAGGAGGAGCTCCCGCGGGCGGGCTCTGCCGAGGGCGGCGAAGAAGGTCTGCTCGATGGCCCCGCCCGGGGCGGAGCCCTGGTAGCCGGCCTCCATCTGGACGACGTCCCGGAAGACGCTCTCGTTCTCGAGGGAGAAGGAGAGGGCCTCCACCCGGGCCATCCGCTCACCCCCGCTCAGGGCCACCCACCCCTCGGCCTCGTTCCGGCGCAGGACCAGGGCCGCGAAGCCGTGGGCGTGGCGGCGGGCCCAGACCTCCAGGGCGTTGCCCAGCTCGCTGCGCTCGGTGGCGTTGATCATGGTCGCCAGCAGCTCGTCCTCGGTGCGTTGATCGAGGGGCAGCCGGGCCCAGGGGACCACCGGGGTCCGCGGCGCAGAGGGGGCGGGCGCCTCGGGGGCCCGCATGGTGAAGTCGCCGCCGATGTGGGCGTTGCGGGCGCCGAAGAGCTCGGCGCGCTCGTCCGGCGAGGCGCCGGGGGGGGTGCCGGCGCGGCCGCTGGCGTCCGGGTGGGTCCAGGAGAGGCGCTCGGGCTTCTTCAGGTCGTAGTGGCGTTGGGCGTAGTCCCAGAACATGGCCTCGGGGACCACCTTCAGGATCAGCCGCCGGCGGGTGCGCTGCTCGACCACCTCCCGGGCGGTGACGTCGCCGGGATCCACCATCGCCACCTCGACGTTCCGCCCCAGCACCGCCAGGCAGATGACCTGATGGTGGGCGGCGAAGTCGCGGCTGAAGTCGCCGAAGAGGTGGGGGTCGGCCCGGGAGAGGCTCTCGCGGTCCACCACCGGCAGGCCGTGGTGTTCGGAGAGGAAGGTGGCCAGGTCCTCCTCCCGGAGGTGTCCGAGGGCGACCAGCACCGAGCCGAGGCGGCCTCCGGTCGTGATCTGGACGTCGAGGGCCTCCTCGAGCGCCGCGGAGTCGATCCTTCCCGCGCGGATCAGGGCTGTGCCGAGGCGTTCCTCCATCTCCACCCACGCTGCCAGGAAGAGGGGGGAAAGGAAAGGGAGGTCAGCGGGCGAGGAGGAGGGCCAGCCCGGCGCCGACCCCCACCGCGGCCAGGAGGGCCAGGATCCCCCCGACCAGCTTCCAGGGGAACTCGCTGCGGGGGGCGGGCTCCTCGCGGGGCGGGAGCGCGGCGACCTCCTGCGACACCTCGAAGAGGCGGCGGAGCTCGGCCCGCATCTCGGGCTCGAGGGCCTTCACCTCGGTGGCCGGCGTGCCGTGCTCGATGAGGTAGGCGTTGGCCAGCCGCCGCAGGCTCTGGGTGTAGTAGTCGGGATCGGGGGCGACCCGCAGGATGCGGCTGGCCTGGAGCAGGATGAGGGGGTCGACCTCCTTCTTGGAGTCGCCGTAGCTCACCTGCTGGGAGGCCGGCGCGGAGGGGCTGTCGAAGAGGTTCACCACGCCGGTGGAGAGGCCGTCGCGCTCGTCCCAGGAGACCGCCTTGCCCAGGAAGACCAGCTCTTGCCGGGCGAGCTGCCGGTCGGGGCCCACGAAGGAGAAGAGGTCGGTCTTCATCGGGCCGTGGTGCCAGATGGTGCGGAAGCCCCGCTCGTCGGGGGACTCGTCGGCGCTCTTGACCCTCCGCAGCCCCTTGCCGATCTGCTCGAGGAGCTCGGCCTTGGGCAGGACGATGTGGGGGTCGGTCTTCATCCGCCCCCCTCCAGCAGCGCCCGGAACTCGGGGCGGTCCCGCAGGGACTCGAAGGCGGGGTCGTCCAGGAACTCCAGGGGGAGCTCGCGCTCCCCCGGATCCCGGTAGGCGCGCTGCAGGGAGAGGAGGGCGGCCTCCGTGTTCCCCTCCAGGGCGGCGAGGAGGGCGTCGATCAGGGCCAGGTCCGGGCCCGCCCCGCCGACCTCCTCGGCCCGGCGCAGGGCGTCCCGGGCGGGGCTCTGCAGGCGCTGGGTCGCGTAGGCCCGGGCCAGGTCCAGCCAGAGCTCCGGGGCCTCGGGCTCGAGCTCGAGGGCGCGCCGCAGCAGGCCGATGGCCTCCTTGACCTCGTCCTGCTCGATCATCAGAGCCGCGAGCTCCTGCAGCGCCTCGATGTCGTCGGGATCCCGGGAGAGGGTCTCCTCGAGGTGGTGGCGGGCCAGGTGGTGGCGGCCGAGGTCGGCGTGGAGCAGCCCCAGGGTGAGGTGGGCGTCGGGCGCCAGGTCCTCGTCCTGAGCCGCGGCCTCCAGGGACTCGATGGCCAGCTGCGGACCGAAGTGGTGGAGGAGGTTGCCCAGGTTCAGGCGCAGCGCCGGGTCGTCGGGGGAGCGCAGGTGGGCCTCGAGCTGGGCGTGGAGGGCGCCGGGGAGGTCCTGGATCTCGGCGAGGGACGCGGCCAGGGCGTCCCAGCTCTCCACCCGGTCCGGGTCGAGCTCCACCGCCTCCCGGAAGCACTTGGCGGCCTCCTGGCTCCACCCGCGGCTGGACAGACGCATCCCGCGGGCGTGCGCCGATCTCGCCCGGCGCGGGCCGCTCTCACCCTCGTTAGACATGGCTCCTGGCTCGGTCCTACCTCGACGGTAGCACGCGGGATCCGGGGCGCCTCTTTTTTACCCGGACGCGTTCAGGGCCGGCCGCCGCGCCTGGAAGACCACCTCGTCCTCCAGCCGGATGGCGCAGAGGGTGCCTCCCCAGACGCAGCCTCCGTCGAGGGACCAGAGCTCGGGGCGCAGGCGCAGGCCGAGGGAGGCCCAGTGCCCGTGCGCCAGGGGGGCGCTCGCGCTGGCCCTTCCTCTGGCCGCGTACCAGGGGGTGAGGTCGGGGGGGGCGTCCTCCGGGGCCTCGGTGCAGCCGGGGGCGAGGGCTCCCCGGCGGTCGAGGTAGCGCAGGGCCACGAAGGCGTCGAGGGCCAGGCGGTCGCGCGCGTCCTCGCCGAGGCTGGCCGCCTCCCGCCAGGGCGGGGTGGGGCGCTCGCCCTCCCCCCGGGGACCCACCAGCGCCTCGAGCTCACCCCCGCGCAGGCGGGCCCCGAGGCGCGCGGCCAGGGCGCCGGCCTCCTCGAGGCTCCACTCGGGGAGCAGGCCGGCGTGGATCAGGGTCCGGCCGTCGAGGTGGAGCAGGAGGGGGCGCCGCCGCAGCCAGGCGAGGTAGTCCTCCGCCTCGGGCGCGGCGAGGAGCGCGCCGAAGGTGTCGCTGTTCTTGGCGCGCCGCAGCCCCGCCGCGGTGGAGAGGAGGTGGAGGTCATGGTTGCCCAGGACCGCCTCGACCCGGTCGGCGTGAGCGAGGACGAAGCGGGCAGCCTCGAGATCCTGGCCCCCGCGGTTGAGCAGATCACCGGTGAAGATCAGGCGATCCCGCGCGGGATCCCAGCCGATCTGCTCGAGGAGCGCCTCGAGGGCGTCGTAGCAGCCCTGCAGGTCACCGATGAGGAAGGAGGCCATACCTACCTACACCTACATCTGGGGCGCAAAAAAAGAGGAAAAGCGACCGGGGGGCGCTTGACTCGATGATATTCAATAGCGTACATTGCCGATACGACACTCGATGTAGCTAACTCAATAGATGATATTCACTGGATTCAAGATCACTCGATGAGCATGAACCTCCTCACGCCGGACGAGATCCGGGAGATCGAGTCGGCCTTCGCCGATGGCATCTCTTCGAAGGAGGTCATCGATATCTTCCTCTCCCGTGAGGTCCGCCTCTCCGAGGCGACCTTCCGACGCTACGTGCAGCTGGGCCTCCTGCCCGGCTGCCTGCGGAGGGTGGGACAGAAGGGAAAGCACAAGGGATCGCGCGGTGTCTACCCGGTCACGGTGGTGCGCCGGGTGAACCTGCTCAAGAAGATGATGAGCGAGGGCATGACCCTCGAGGAGATCCAGGACTCCTTCGTGGCCTTCCGGAACGACCTCGACGCCTTGCAGGAGGCGATCGACACCGTCTTCCGGGAGTTCTCCTCGAAGCTGGAGGCGCGCGACCTGCTCCCCGAGCGGCGCAAGACCCTCCACCAGGAGTTCAGGGAGACCCGGCGCACGGCGACGGCCCTGGTGCGCCGGCTGGAGCGGATCGGCTCGGCCATCGCGGCCTCACCCACCTCGATGGAAGCGAGCCCCTAGAGATTTCGAATCGTGGCGAAGGCAGCGCGCCGTATGCAGGCGGGGACGGCGCGCTCGGATGATGACGGTAGCGGCCCCGCAAAGGCCTTGAGGAGAGAAGAGATGAACGGGACCGGCGAGGAACGAGATCCCATCGACGAGGAGAGCATCCTGGGCGAGCGGCAGGGCCGGAAGGGCCGGCGGCGCTCGAGGACGATGTCGCGCAAGGAGATTGCGCGGGACATGCGGCGCGAACGTGCCAGAGGCCTCGATCCCGAGCTCCTCGAGATCATGAGCAACGCGGAGGACATGCGGCCGCGCTCGCGCTCGGATTGCCTCGAGGCCGAGCGGCCCTGCATGTGGGTCTCGTGCAAGTACCACCTCTGGCTCGACGTGAACCCGGAGACGGGCTCGATCAAGCTCAACTTCCCGGACGTCGAGATCTGGGAGATGGAGGAGACCTGCGCCCTGGATGTCGCCGACAAGGGGGGGATCACCCTCGAGGAGGTCGGGGAGATCATGAACCTGACCCGCGAACGGATCCGCCAGGTGGAGATGTGCGGCCTGGAGAAGATCCGCGAGGCGACGGATCCGGACGACTAGCCTGATCCCGGGCGGTTGAGCCGCCCGGCTGGCCCCACCGGTGGGAGGGCCGGGCCAGGGTCCGCCGCCCCTGGACGTTCGAGGTTTGACCATCGCTGCCGGCACGGCTACCTGTGCCGCTCATGGCCAACCGTCGAGCGCTCCTCTCGCTGAGTGACAAGTCCGGCCTCGCAGCCTTCGCCCGTCGTCTCGCGGAGCTGGACTTCGAGCTCGTCTCCACCGGCGGCACCGCCGGTCTCCTCGAGTCCGAGGGCATCCCCGTCACGCGGGTGTCCGAGGTCACCGGCGCGCCGGAGATCCTGGGCGGCAGGGTGAAGACCCTCCACCCGACGATCCACGGCGGCATCCTGGGCCGGCCCGACCTCGACTCGGATCGCGCCGACATGGAGGCGAACGGCATCGCGCCCTTCGAGCTCGTCGCCGTGAACCTCTACCCCTTCCGCGAGACCATCGCGAAGGAGGGGGTCACCCTCGCCGAGGCCATCGAGAAGATCGACATCGGCGGCCCGACGATGGTCCGGGCGGCCGCGAAGAACCATGCCCACCTCCTGGTGGTCGTGGACCCCGCCGACTACGACCGGGTCGCCGAGGCCCTGGCGAGCGGCGAGGCCAGCCGGGAGCTGCGCTACGAGCTGGCGGCGAAGGCCTTCGCCCACACCGCCGCCTACGACGCCGCCATCTGCAACTACCTCACCGCGCGGGAGGGCCCCGAGGCGGAGAGCCAGCGCTTCCCCGCGACCCTCGCGGAGACCTGGGAGAAGGTGCAGGACCTGCGCTACGGCGAGAACCCGCACCAGTCCGCGGCCTTCTACGCCCGGCCCGGCGTCGCCGGCGAGCCGGTGGTGGCGGCCGCCGAGCAGCTCCACGGCAAGGCGCTCTCCTACAACAACCTCCTCGACGCCGACGCCGCCCTGGAGGTGGTCAAGGAGTTCGAGGAGCCCTGCGCGGTGGTGGTGAAGCACCTCAACCCCTGCGGCGTGGCCATCGGCCCGGACCAGGACTTCTCGAAGACCTACCTCGACGCCAGGGCCTGCGATCCCATCAGCGCCTTCGGCGGGGTGGTGGCCCTCAACCGCGAGGTGGACGCGGCCACCGCCGAGGCCCTCGCCGAGACCTTCCTCGAGATCATCATCGCGCCGGCCTTCTCCGAGGAGGCCCGGGCGCGCCTGAGCCGGAAGAAGGACCTTCGCCTCCTGGCCCTCCCGGGCCTGGCGGGCGGGAGCTTCCCCCGCGGCGGCACCGAGCTGCGGGCGGTGGGCGGCGGCGTGCTCGTGCAGGACCGCAACGTGCGCACCTTCGATCCGGCGAAGGGCGCCCTGGGCTTCGAGGTGGTCACCGAGCGGGCGCCGACCGAGTCGGAGATCGTGGCCCTGCGCTTCGCCTGGCGCTGCTGCAAGCATGTGAAGAGCAACGCCATCGTCTACGCCTCCGACCGGCAGCTGGTCGGGGTGGGGGCCGGGCAGATGAGCCGGCTGGACAGCGCGAAGATCGCGGCCTCGCGGGCGGCCCTCTCCCTCGAGGGCTGCGTCGCCGCCTCCGACGCCTTCTTCCCCTTCCGGGACGGCCTCGACACCTGCGCCGAGGCGGGCGCCACCGCGGTGATCCAGCCCGGCGGCTCCAAGAAGGATCAGGAGGTCATCGACGCCGCCAACGAGCGGGGCCTGGCCATGGTCTTCACCGGGACCCGGCACTTCCGGCACTGAACCGGCCAGAAACGGGTTCGACGGGCTCGTTGCCCTTTTCGGGTGTCCAGGACCGCTCTGGGATAGAGTGGCGCCGTGCGCGTCGATTGCTTCCAATGTGGTGCGGCCTACATGATCCCCGACCAGGCGGTCGGGCCGGGTGGGGCGCGGGTCGAGTGTCCGAAGTGCGGTCATCAGGAGACCGTCCGACCGGGTGGGGCAGCTCCGGGCGCCCCCGCCGCGGCCCCGCCGGCCGCCGGACCGGCGTCGGCGGCGAGCACGGCCCCGGAGGACATCTTCGACTTCGGCGGTGGCGCTCCTGCTTCGCCCGCGGCGGAGCCCGGAGGGGCGCTGTCCTTCGAGGGCGACGACGACCCCTTCGCCTCCCTCGATCTGGGCGGGACGCCCGCCGCGCCGGCGCCCGCTCCGGCTCCGGCCGCGCCGCCCCCTGACGCCGGCCTGGCCCTGGGGGCCGTGGCCCTCAAGAGCGCTCGCCCCGACGAGCTGGCCGCGAACACCCCGAAGGGCTACCGGATCAAGAAGCACGACGGCTCGATCTGGGGCCCCTACGAGTTCGAAGAGCTCAAGGAGATGGCCGCCACCGGCTCGCTGGCGCCGGGCGATCAGATCGCCAAGGACGCCGACGAGTTCCGGCTCATCTCGCAGTACCCGGAGTGCGCGCCGCTGCTGCAGACCGCCGCCTCCAACTTCAAGGTCCGCACGGCCGCGGCCTCCTTCCAGCAGCCGAAGCGCCAGATCCCCTGGGTCATCATCGGTGTCCTGGGGCTCATCGCCCTCGGCGTCGCCGGGGTGATGGTGCAGGCCTACAGCCCCGGCGCCCTCGGCGGGGTGGGGCGGCTCTTCGAGCCCGTGGCCAAGTTCATCGTCGAGCGGCCGCCGCCGCTCCCGCCGAACCCGGTGGAGGACGATCTGGCGAACTTCCGGCTCGAGGTCGTGGACGCCGGCGGCGGCGCGACCCAGAACCTGGACGCCGCGCGCAAGCACATGGCCGTCGACACCCTCACCGGCTACGGTGAGGCCGACGCCGACCTGAAGCGGGCCCTCCTCGCGCAGCCCGACAGCGTCGAGGCGCTCTCCCGGCTGGTCCTCAATACGGCCTACCTCTCGCACTGGCATCCGGACGCGGCCAAGCTCACCCGCCTGGTGGCCTACGCCCGCTTCCTCGAGGCGGCCGCGCCGCAGGAGCCCATCGCGCTGATGGCCCGGGCCTCGGCCCTCCTGATGGAGGGGCCGGGCTCGGCGCCTCAGGCCCGCCGCCTGGCGGATCAGGCCTCGAGCCTGCAGCCCGAGAGCGTGGAGGCGAAGCTGCTGGCCGCCCGCGCGACCAACCTCATCGATCACACCCGGGCCGTGGCGCTGCTCCAGGAGCTCTCGGAGCACGCCGACAAGTTCCCCCGGATCGAGACCGAGCTCGGGCTGGTCTGCGAGGAGTCCGGCGACTTCCAGTGCGCCGAGAAGGCCTTCCGGGCCCGGCTGAAGCGCACCCCCGGCCACGAGGAGGCCGCGGGATCCCTGGCCCGCCTCTACCTCGGGGTGGGCGAGCACGCGAAGGCGCGGGAGGTCTACGAGGCCATCCTCGCCGAGGACACCGACCGGGTGGACCTCGAGCTGCGCCTGGCCGTGATGCGGTACCAGGTCGAGGGAGACGTCCGCCGCGCGACCCGCGAGCTGGACCTCATCCTGAAGAAGCGCATGGACTTCGCCGACGCGAAGACCACCCTGCTGGTGAAGACCCACCGGGCGACCCTCCACCGCCTCGCGGGGCAGTACGCCAAGGCGAGCGAGCTCCTCTCCGAGGTCATCGCCGAGTCCCAGTACGACGGCCCGGCGAACTACCAGGCCGCCCTCATCGCCCTGGAGAAGGGTGAGGTGGCCGTGGCCGCGGACCACCTCGCCTCGGCCTCGGGCGCGATCCCCGACCGGGCGAGCCTCAACACCCTCAAGGCCCTGGTCGCCAACGCGCGAAAGGATCACGAGGACGCCCTCACGCTCGCCCGGCGCGCCGCCGACGAGAGCCCGGGCGATCTCGGGCGGGCCCTGCTGGCCACCGCGATGCTGGCGCCGGCGGGCAAGCCTCGCCAGGCCTTCACCCGGATCACCGGGCTGCTCTCGATCGACCCCATCGAGGCCTCCGGGCCGGGCGACATCACCAACTTCTACGACGAGCGCCTGCTCTACGCGGCGGTGCAGGAGGGCTTCGAGGCCCTCATCGAGCGGGAGCCGCTGCAGGGGCTCTCCCACGCCGGGATGGGCATCTCCCTCTACCTCTCGGGCGACCGCAAGACGGCGAAGAAGGCCCTCGAGAAGGCCATCGAGCTCGACGAGCAGAACCTCCCCGCCCACGTCTACCTGGGCATGCTGGCCTGGGACGCCGGCGACTTCGCGGGCGCCCAGAAGGCCTTCCTCCGGGCCCGGGCCTCGGATCGGCTCTCGCCGATGCCGCTCTACCTCCTCGGGCGGACCGAGGAGATGCGCAAGCGTCCCGGCGAGGCGCGCAAGCACTACGCCGCCGCGAAGCGGATCGACCCCACCTTCCACTCGGTGAAGATCCGCGAGGCGATCCTCGATCACGGCGACGGGAAGAAGGAGGAGGCGGTGAGGGCGCTGCGGGAGGTGATGATCACCAACCCCAGCTCCTGGTCGGCGCGCTCGGCGCTCTACCACCTGCAATAGGGCCAGATCCCGCCTCTTTCGAGGCTCGCTTTGCCCAGGGCATCGGCCCTGGTAGA belongs to Deltaproteobacteria bacterium and includes:
- the gspD gene encoding type II secretion system secretin GspD, whose product is MHRPHPLFVPVLALLVAALLPASSLAQPQPPSPIRPARPAVTNPLGGRALKTIPKQEEAPEARATDEDASRRQQGFKNKNVRYSLTFDKTDIVEVVKTISNYTGKNFILPDNLRGKITIISQSKVNADEVYAAFLAALEANNLAVYPVGKKFLKILPKKDAPRTNIPTVVEPDGYIPFNEQIVTMLFRLQHTEADQISGLIKQLGSRDGDVQQVPPDLLIVTDTGLNLHRMQRIIEQIDQAGGSGKIRIIQINYATAADIATKLGEIFDVNTNSNNPAARRTAPPRPAKGRSADGEGELAVSITRAVADERTNKLILVADDKSFGRIQEIIAELDVPTEAEGQVHVHYLENANAEDLASTLANLTSGSSGAGTGRPGRPRNVPRTSDGSVPGMSSAELFSGEVQISADKSTNSLVIVASYGDYKNLKKVIDKLDIPRRQVFVEAVIMEVSLDTTNEFGMNFHTGAAPEVSSGDVAPVVLGTQFAGTNSFSLASLLSLGGFMAGIQGPSIPGTEELGVAIPSFGVVLQALQKDSQVNVLSTPHILTSDNEEAEITVGQNVPFQSGFAPSGVSSMLGNLGGANTQTNISPALSSLAGGLGGLSSFYAPIQRQNVELKLKLTPQINESDFVRLAIEEQTEEIASNDPQLGPTTARRTAKTTIVAKNGQTVVIGGLIQERTIRTVNKVPFFGDIPILGWLFRSNETKKLKTNLLLFLTPYIINGPHDFQRIFQEKLAEREEFVQQFYDVGGGYEASIDFSRRQGPLGHLIQTVDEEALAPENGGPGRGVRVIEPEKATPAPAPEATEVSAAPEAPLDDEGAQDEEGSSEDEVLPTLPDVSPEATASTTPPSTPAS
- the gspC gene encoding type II secretion system protein GspC translates to MQVFFQRYLWTLNLVVVAIAGVMSARTVSAVAAARLAQPPSAEPSKTARPALTNVRSTVDPKALAAIFGMTVPDPEAAPAEVEPETTPGDEVPTTINATLVATIVADPEDYSAAVITDNNSRETSVYGIGDLLQGAATVVKVEERRVLLNNRGRTEYLEMDGEAKPGATAGGAVAAVTPASADKEEEKEGEIGDGIRKVAENEYVVAQEEIEKTLSNLNTIATQARIVPAFKNGVAQGFKLFSIRPGSLYAKIGIQNGDVIKKINGYDINSPDKALEVYQKLKDARDVTVELERRGRTVKKSYSIE
- a CDS encoding tetratricopeptide repeat protein, with the protein product MRLSSRGWSQEAAKCFREAVELDPDRVESWDALAASLAEIQDLPGALHAQLEAHLRSPDDPALRLNLGNLLHHFGPQLAIESLEAAAQDEDLAPDAHLTLGLLHADLGRHHLARHHLEETLSRDPDDIEALQELAALMIEQDEVKEAIGLLRRALELEPEAPELWLDLARAYATQRLQSPARDALRRAEEVGGAGPDLALIDALLAALEGNTEAALLSLQRAYRDPGERELPLEFLDDPAFESLRDRPEFRALLEGGG
- a CDS encoding symmetrical bis(5'-nucleosyl)-tetraphosphatase: MASFLIGDLQGCYDALEALLEQIGWDPARDRLIFTGDLLNRGGQDLEAARFVLAHADRVEAVLGNHDLHLLSTAAGLRRAKNSDTFGALLAAPEAEDYLAWLRRRPLLLHLDGRTLIHAGLLPEWSLEEAGALAARLGARLRGGELEALVGPRGEGERPTPPWREAASLGEDARDRLALDAFVALRYLDRRGALAPGCTEAPEDAPPDLTPWYAARGRASASAPLAHGHWASLGLRLRPELWSLDGGCVWGGTLCAIRLEDEVVFQARRPALNASG
- a CDS encoding MerR family transcriptional regulator, with the protein product MSMNLLTPDEIREIESAFADGISSKEVIDIFLSREVRLSEATFRRYVQLGLLPGCLRRVGQKGKHKGSRGVYPVTVVRRVNLLKKMMSEGMTLEEIQDSFVAFRNDLDALQEAIDTVFREFSSKLEARDLLPERRKTLHQEFRETRRTATALVRRLERIGSAIAASPTSMEASP
- a CDS encoding sigma factor-like helix-turn-helix DNA-binding protein, which produces MNGTGEERDPIDEESILGERQGRKGRRRSRTMSRKEIARDMRRERARGLDPELLEIMSNAEDMRPRSRSDCLEAERPCMWVSCKYHLWLDVNPETGSIKLNFPDVEIWEMEETCALDVADKGGITLEEVGEIMNLTRERIRQVEMCGLEKIREATDPDD
- the purH gene encoding bifunctional phosphoribosylaminoimidazolecarboxamide formyltransferase/IMP cyclohydrolase; the encoded protein is MANRRALLSLSDKSGLAAFARRLAELDFELVSTGGTAGLLESEGIPVTRVSEVTGAPEILGGRVKTLHPTIHGGILGRPDLDSDRADMEANGIAPFELVAVNLYPFRETIAKEGVTLAEAIEKIDIGGPTMVRAAAKNHAHLLVVVDPADYDRVAEALASGEASRELRYELAAKAFAHTAAYDAAICNYLTAREGPEAESQRFPATLAETWEKVQDLRYGENPHQSAAFYARPGVAGEPVVAAAEQLHGKALSYNNLLDADAALEVVKEFEEPCAVVVKHLNPCGVAIGPDQDFSKTYLDARACDPISAFGGVVALNREVDAATAEALAETFLEIIIAPAFSEEARARLSRKKDLRLLALPGLAGGSFPRGGTELRAVGGGVLVQDRNVRTFDPAKGALGFEVVTERAPTESEIVALRFAWRCCKHVKSNAIVYASDRQLVGVGAGQMSRLDSAKIAASRAALSLEGCVAASDAFFPFRDGLDTCAEAGATAVIQPGGSKKDQEVIDAANERGLAMVFTGTRHFRH